In one window of Candidatus Polarisedimenticolia bacterium DNA:
- a CDS encoding TM0106 family RecB-like putative nuclease: MRQEGDLLRLTATDLANHLACHHLSHLDLETALGLRRIPDWFSPDAAILRELGADHEAAFLDHLERQGLRIARLGPSPDEHTGLERTLAAMRDGVDVIAQATLAKGRWTGRADVLRRVPLRSRLGDWSYEVWDTKLSRETKAGSVLQICLYSDLLEASQGARPEFMYVVPPRPDFSPDRYRVEDYLAYYRLVRQRLEALVSASSAPGTYPLPVPHCDVCRWWPACDRQRHRDDHLSLVAGISRLQTRELEGRSVKTLAALADEPLPLGWKPSRGAVESYERAREQARVQRDGRVAGRALYELLPRRDRLGFERLPDPSSGDLFFDLESDPFVGEAGREYLFGWAALDAEGRPEYRCQWGLDPAAERAAFEAFIDLVMQRWKAHPDLHVYHFAPYEPAALKRLMGRYATRENEIDRLLRGERFVDLHAVLRQALRASVEEYSLKKVEALYGFERSVDLREAGVQLRVVQRALELEKLDAVDAEVRRKVEGYNRDDCFSTLQLRGWLETVRRELEAKGDGIPRPVPGEGQPSDNVAERDREVKEVMAALLSGLPAERAARTEQEQARWLLAYLLEWHRREQKAGWWEYFRLRELSDEDLLDEKSAISGLSHAGNVGMIKRRTVDRYRFPAQETSIRRGDKLRLPIPADRDFGEVESIDLGKLFVEVRKAGSSQSIHPTSVFSQEMVRIEALSDSLLRLGHWVADNGIDAPGDHRAARDLLLGRAPGVLGEAGEPLRRPGESGLDAARRLVKRLQSGTLAIQGPPGTGKTYTGARMICDLVRAGKKVGVCAMSHKVIRNLLDKVVEAAREAEAAPRCAHKGPEDDEGEAGGITAIGDNARALGILKSGEASVLGGTAWLWSRPEFLQAVDVLFVDEAGQMSLANVVAIAQCARVLVLLGDPRQLDQPLQGSHPEGTDISALAHLLQGRNTIEENRGLFLEQTWRLPPAICRFTSALFYDARLEPLPDLERQAILDPAPIAGAGLWFRAVRHEGNQSSSPEEVEAVDALVRRLADGSVRWRSREGKEAALQLADILIIAPYNAQVADLTARLPEGARVGTVDRFQGQEAPVVVYSMTTSSPADAPRGMEFLYSLNRFNVATSRAQCACVVVGSPLLFEPECQTPRQMQLANACCRYLELAKALRLEDLRPPRLQDPLREPIQQPLF, from the coding sequence ATGAGGCAGGAAGGGGACCTGCTGCGCCTCACCGCCACCGACCTCGCGAACCATCTCGCCTGCCACCATCTGAGCCATCTCGACCTGGAGACGGCGCTCGGGCTGCGCCGGATTCCCGACTGGTTCTCTCCCGACGCGGCGATCCTGCGGGAGCTGGGGGCCGACCATGAAGCCGCCTTTCTCGACCACCTGGAGCGCCAGGGACTGCGCATCGCCCGGCTCGGTCCCAGCCCCGACGAGCACACCGGTCTGGAGCGCACGCTGGCAGCGATGCGCGACGGCGTCGACGTCATTGCGCAGGCGACGCTGGCAAAGGGGCGATGGACGGGGCGGGCCGACGTGCTCCGGCGCGTACCCCTGCGCAGCCGCCTTGGAGATTGGTCGTACGAAGTGTGGGACACGAAGCTGTCGCGCGAGACGAAGGCCGGCTCGGTCCTGCAGATCTGCCTCTACTCCGACCTGCTCGAAGCAAGCCAGGGGGCGCGCCCCGAGTTCATGTACGTCGTCCCGCCGCGTCCCGATTTCTCGCCCGACCGCTACCGGGTCGAGGATTACCTGGCCTACTACCGCCTGGTCCGGCAGCGGCTGGAGGCTCTGGTCTCCGCCTCCTCAGCGCCGGGAACCTATCCCCTGCCGGTGCCGCATTGCGACGTCTGCCGCTGGTGGCCCGCCTGCGACCGGCAGCGGCACCGCGACGACCACCTGAGCCTGGTCGCCGGCATCTCCCGCCTGCAGACGCGCGAGCTGGAAGGACGCAGCGTGAAGACCCTCGCGGCGCTCGCCGACGAGCCGCTGCCCCTGGGCTGGAAGCCGTCCCGCGGCGCCGTGGAAAGCTACGAGCGCGCCCGCGAGCAGGCACGCGTGCAGCGCGACGGGCGGGTCGCGGGCCGGGCGCTGTACGAGTTGCTGCCGCGCCGCGACCGGCTCGGTTTCGAGCGCCTGCCCGATCCCTCCTCCGGGGATCTCTTCTTCGACCTGGAGAGCGATCCCTTCGTCGGCGAGGCGGGACGCGAGTACCTTTTCGGCTGGGCGGCGCTGGATGCCGAAGGCCGCCCGGAGTACCGGTGCCAGTGGGGCCTCGATCCCGCCGCCGAGCGCGCCGCTTTCGAGGCTTTCATCGATCTCGTCATGCAGCGCTGGAAAGCCCACCCCGATCTGCACGTCTACCACTTCGCGCCTTACGAGCCCGCCGCGCTGAAGCGCCTCATGGGACGCTATGCGACGCGCGAGAACGAAATCGACCGGCTGCTGCGGGGAGAGCGGTTCGTGGACTTGCACGCCGTCCTGCGGCAGGCGCTCCGGGCGAGCGTGGAGGAGTACTCGCTCAAGAAGGTCGAGGCGCTGTACGGCTTCGAGCGCTCGGTCGATCTGCGTGAAGCGGGTGTGCAGCTGCGCGTGGTGCAGCGGGCCCTCGAGCTGGAAAAGCTCGATGCCGTCGATGCCGAGGTGCGCCGGAAGGTCGAAGGATACAACCGCGACGACTGCTTCTCGACGCTGCAGCTGAGGGGCTGGCTGGAGACGGTGCGCCGCGAGCTGGAGGCGAAAGGCGACGGCATCCCCCGGCCGGTGCCGGGCGAAGGGCAGCCCAGCGATAACGTGGCGGAGCGCGATCGCGAGGTCAAGGAGGTGATGGCCGCCCTGCTTTCGGGCCTGCCGGCGGAGCGCGCCGCGCGCACGGAGCAGGAGCAGGCGCGCTGGCTGCTCGCCTACCTGCTGGAATGGCACCGCCGCGAGCAGAAAGCAGGCTGGTGGGAGTACTTCCGCCTGCGGGAGCTCTCCGACGAGGATCTCCTCGACGAGAAATCGGCGATCTCCGGGCTGTCGCATGCCGGCAATGTCGGAATGATCAAGCGCCGCACGGTGGATCGCTATCGCTTCCCAGCCCAGGAAACGAGCATCCGGCGCGGCGACAAGCTGAGACTTCCCATTCCCGCCGACCGCGATTTCGGAGAGGTGGAATCGATCGACCTGGGGAAGCTTTTCGTCGAGGTGCGCAAGGCGGGAAGCAGCCAGTCCATCCATCCGACCAGCGTCTTCTCGCAGGAGATGGTGCGCATCGAGGCCCTGTCGGATTCCCTGCTGAGGCTGGGGCACTGGGTCGCCGACAACGGCATCGATGCGCCGGGTGATCACCGCGCGGCGCGCGATCTTCTCCTCGGGCGAGCGCCGGGCGTCCTGGGCGAGGCGGGCGAGCCGCTGCGCCGCCCCGGCGAGAGCGGGCTCGACGCCGCGCGCCGGCTGGTGAAGCGCCTGCAGAGCGGCACGCTGGCGATCCAGGGCCCGCCCGGAACGGGCAAGACCTACACAGGGGCCCGCATGATCTGCGACCTGGTGCGCGCCGGAAAGAAAGTCGGCGTCTGCGCCATGAGCCATAAGGTGATCCGCAACCTGCTGGACAAGGTCGTGGAAGCCGCGCGGGAGGCCGAGGCGGCGCCGCGCTGCGCCCACAAGGGGCCGGAGGACGATGAAGGGGAAGCCGGAGGAATCACGGCGATTGGCGACAACGCCAGGGCGCTGGGCATCCTGAAATCGGGCGAAGCGAGCGTCCTTGGCGGGACCGCCTGGCTCTGGTCCCGGCCGGAGTTCCTCCAGGCGGTTGACGTCCTCTTCGTCGACGAAGCCGGACAGATGTCACTGGCCAATGTCGTCGCCATCGCGCAGTGCGCCCGCGTCCTGGTGCTTCTCGGCGATCCGCGCCAGCTGGACCAGCCTCTGCAAGGGAGCCACCCCGAAGGGACCGACATCTCGGCGCTGGCGCACCTGCTGCAGGGGCGTAACACCATCGAAGAAAACCGCGGCCTCTTCCTGGAGCAGACCTGGCGGCTTCCCCCCGCGATCTGCCGATTCACCTCGGCTCTTTTCTACGACGCACGGCTCGAGCCGCTGCCGGATCTGGAGCGTCAGGCAATTCTGGATCCGGCGCCGATCGCCGGCGCCGGGCTCTGGTTCAGGGCGGTGCGGCACGAAGGCAACCAGAGCTCGAGCCCCGAAGAGGTGGAAGCGGTCGACGCTCTGGTCCGGCGGCTGGCGGACGGAAGCGTGAGGTGGCGCAGCCGCGAAGGAAAGGAAGCGGCGCTGCAGCTCGCCGACATCCTGATCATCGCCCCCTACAACGCGCAGGTGGCCGATCTGACGGCGCGTCTGCCCGAAGGGGCGCGGGTGGGCACCGTGGACCGGTTTCAGGGCCAGGAGGCGCCGGTGGTCGTCTACTCGATGACGACCTCGAGCCCGGCCGACGCGCCGCGCGGGATGGAGTTCCTCTACAGCCTCAACCGCTTCAACGTGGCGACGTCGCGCGCGCAGTGCGCCTGCGTCGTGGTGGGGAGCCCGCTGCTGTTCGAGCCGGAATGCCAGACGCCGAGGCAGATGCAGCTGGCCAACGCCTGCTGCCGCTACCTCGAGCTGGCGAAGGCGCTGCGCCTGGAAGACCTGCGCCCGCCACGGCTGCAAGACCCGCTTCGAGAACCGATCCAGCAGCCCCTGTTCTAG
- a CDS encoding ATP-binding protein, producing MKSLTSLIVAPRSTVSSLLTGLACAAGAMLFRLLLNPLLGVQAPRAFFFIAVLAASLFGGPIGAWSSVAASALLGIYAFPLPQPGLPALALPNALSLGVFIVVAACIAAMGTTLRRLMQEESARTRIAERDSDLLMHEKDVQARLLALADRCASPAISFRECLDEILQVAMWLCGAHQGTLQILDDEGRLRLEAHAGFPPRFLEFFALVQAGESAACGESLLLARRVIVEDVTRSPLFAKQPALPVLLEAKVRAVQSTPLKSGSGKVLGIFSTHFSEPHRPSLKELADLDFLARQAADLLERKRAEEALEDSRRKLQRVTGTMTAPVTHCSRDLRYVWVNRPYADWLGRGVEEITGALIADVIGKEAFEQLRPKFEQVLRGEEVRYEEEVHFPIGPRWIAATYTPTFDSGGVCDGWVAVVIDIHDRKVMEQALAEQSRRKDEFLAMLGHELRNPLAAIRYSLVAAGVEGPHRNEALDIARRQTEQLGRLIDDLLDVARITQGRINLRRAPVALQSVARRALEAVRPLCEARGHALGVDMPAEDLLVEGDAARLEQVIVNLLSNACKYTDTHGQLFFSLTRKGSEAILRVRDSGVGIAAELLPRVFDLFAQSSQSLERSQGGLGIGLTVARRLVELHGGSIEAHSDGEEKGAEFVIRLPLFERPAPSPSPEPEAGRYEAAARRILVVEDNPDAARSLRLLLEKQGHVVRVTGNGHEALEAVHSDLPEVLIVDIGLPEMDGFELARRVKADPKLRDLALIALTGYGSEQDKRASAEAGFLHHLVKPADPEILEGLLRRLASPAAETKRA from the coding sequence ATGAAGTCTCTCACTTCACTGATCGTCGCCCCTCGCTCGACCGTCTCGTCCCTCCTGACAGGTCTGGCGTGCGCCGCGGGGGCGATGTTGTTCCGGCTCCTGCTCAACCCGCTGCTCGGAGTCCAGGCCCCCCGGGCCTTCTTCTTCATCGCGGTCCTGGCGGCTTCCCTCTTCGGGGGCCCCATCGGAGCCTGGTCATCCGTGGCCGCGTCGGCCCTGCTCGGGATCTACGCTTTTCCCCTGCCGCAACCCGGCCTGCCGGCCCTGGCCCTCCCCAACGCGCTCTCCCTGGGCGTTTTCATCGTCGTGGCGGCCTGTATCGCCGCGATGGGAACCACCCTGCGGCGGCTGATGCAGGAGGAGTCGGCCCGCACCCGGATCGCGGAGCGCGACAGCGATCTGCTGATGCACGAGAAGGACGTCCAGGCCAGACTGCTCGCGCTCGCGGATCGCTGCGCCAGCCCCGCCATCTCCTTCCGGGAGTGCCTCGACGAAATTCTGCAGGTGGCGATGTGGCTGTGCGGCGCCCATCAGGGAACGCTGCAGATCCTGGACGACGAGGGCAGGCTCAGGCTCGAAGCGCACGCCGGCTTTCCGCCGCGCTTCCTCGAGTTCTTTGCCCTCGTCCAGGCGGGCGAATCGGCAGCCTGCGGCGAGTCGCTGCTGCTCGCCCGGCGCGTCATCGTCGAAGACGTCACCCGGAGCCCGCTCTTCGCGAAGCAGCCGGCGCTACCGGTGCTTCTCGAGGCGAAGGTGAGGGCGGTCCAGTCGACGCCGCTGAAGAGCGGTTCCGGCAAGGTGCTGGGAATCTTCTCGACGCACTTCAGCGAGCCGCACCGTCCGAGCTTGAAGGAGCTGGCCGATCTCGACTTCCTGGCGCGCCAGGCCGCCGACCTGCTGGAGCGCAAGCGCGCCGAAGAGGCGCTCGAGGACAGCCGCCGGAAGCTGCAGCGCGTGACCGGGACCATGACGGCCCCGGTGACTCATTGCAGCCGCGATCTGCGCTATGTCTGGGTCAATCGCCCGTACGCCGACTGGCTCGGACGCGGCGTGGAGGAGATCACCGGGGCGCTCATCGCGGACGTCATCGGAAAGGAGGCCTTCGAGCAGCTGCGCCCCAAGTTCGAGCAGGTCCTGCGCGGAGAGGAGGTGCGCTACGAAGAGGAGGTGCATTTCCCCATCGGCCCCCGCTGGATTGCGGCGACCTACACGCCCACGTTCGATTCCGGCGGCGTCTGCGACGGCTGGGTCGCGGTGGTCATCGATATCCACGATCGCAAGGTGATGGAGCAGGCGCTCGCGGAGCAGTCCCGGCGCAAGGACGAGTTCCTTGCCATGCTCGGGCACGAGCTGCGCAACCCCCTCGCCGCCATCCGCTATTCCCTGGTGGCCGCGGGCGTCGAGGGGCCCCACCGCAACGAAGCGCTCGACATCGCCCGCCGGCAGACCGAGCAGCTGGGGCGCCTGATCGACGATCTTCTGGATGTCGCGCGCATCACGCAGGGGCGCATCAACCTGCGTCGCGCTCCCGTGGCGCTCCAGTCGGTGGCGCGGCGGGCGCTCGAAGCCGTCCGGCCTCTCTGCGAAGCGCGCGGCCACGCTCTGGGCGTCGACATGCCGGCCGAAGACCTGCTGGTAGAAGGCGACGCGGCGCGGCTCGAGCAGGTCATCGTCAACCTGCTGTCGAACGCCTGCAAGTACACCGACACGCACGGTCAGCTTTTCTTTTCCTTGACCCGGAAGGGATCGGAGGCGATTCTCAGGGTGCGCGATTCCGGGGTCGGCATCGCCGCGGAGCTGCTGCCCCGCGTCTTCGATCTGTTCGCCCAGTCCAGCCAGAGTCTCGAGCGCTCCCAGGGCGGGCTGGGCATCGGCCTGACAGTGGCGCGGCGTCTGGTCGAGCTGCACGGAGGGAGCATCGAGGCCCACAGCGACGGGGAGGAAAAAGGCGCCGAGTTCGTCATCCGGCTGCCGCTCTTCGAGCGCCCGGCTCCTTCGCCGTCCCCGGAGCCCGAAGCCGGGCGGTACGAGGCGGCGGCGCGCCGCATCCTGGTGGTCGAGGACAACCCCGACGCTGCCAGGAGCCTCCGGCTCCTGCTCGAGAAGCAGGGCCATGTGGTGCGCGTCACCGGAAACGGGCACGAGGCCCTGGAAGCCGTCCACAGCGACCTTCCCGAAGTCTTGATCGTGGATATCGGGCTCCCGGAAATGGACGGCTTCGAGCTGGCCCGGCGGGTCAAAGCCGATCCCAAGCTGCGCGATCTCGCGCTGATCGCGCTCACCGGCTATGGAAGCGAGCAGGACAAGCGCGCCTCAGCGGAGGCCGGCTTCCTGCACCATCTCGTGAAGCCGGCGGATCCCGAGATTCTGGAAGGGCTCCTCCGGCGTCTGGCATCTCCAGCCGCGGAAACGAAACGAGCCTGA
- a CDS encoding putative metal-binding motif-containing protein translates to MIVWGGSSAGPLNSGGRYAPAPLDLDQDQDGFTACGGDCDDHDSAIHPGATESCNGVDDDCDGIRDNGFLDADGDGFAACGGDCDDADAAVHPGVLELCNGKDDNCNGSVEEGFLDLDGDTANACTDCNDYNPDIHIGAPEVCNGADDNCDGTVDEPLPEICDQVDNDCDSLVDEGFDQDADGVTTCLGDCNDGNPAVHAGAPETCDQLDNDCDTLVDEGFDQDADGVTTCSGDCNDADPTTYPGAVEICDQADNDCNGFIDDANFDQDGDGVSTCFGDCNDADPGAWDYPVEVFDLELSAGAMTGLGWFELGPLIGPGTTYDVTSGALTGAAGLNLPSAVCLQSSGANPYVDSRSNPAVGSGTWYLVRARNSCGIGTYGFATTGTERLIPACP, encoded by the coding sequence GATGATTGTCTGGGGCGGGTCCTCTGCCGGGCCATTAAACTCCGGGGGGCGATATGCCCCGGCTCCCCTCGATCTCGATCAGGACCAGGATGGATTCACCGCGTGCGGCGGAGACTGTGATGATCACGACTCCGCGATTCATCCAGGAGCCACGGAAAGTTGCAACGGCGTGGATGACGATTGCGACGGGATTCGGGACAACGGCTTCCTTGACGCCGACGGCGATGGCTTCGCCGCCTGCGGCGGAGATTGCGACGATGCCGATGCCGCCGTCCATCCGGGCGTCCTGGAGCTGTGCAACGGCAAGGACGACAACTGCAACGGGTCGGTCGAGGAGGGCTTTCTCGATCTCGACGGCGACACAGCCAATGCCTGCACCGACTGCAACGACTACAATCCGGACATCCATATCGGCGCGCCGGAAGTCTGCAACGGAGCCGACGACAACTGCGACGGAACGGTCGACGAGCCCCTCCCCGAGATCTGCGATCAGGTGGACAACGATTGCGATTCGCTGGTAGACGAGGGGTTCGATCAGGACGCGGACGGCGTCACGACCTGCCTGGGCGACTGCAATGACGGCAATCCGGCGGTCCATGCCGGAGCCCCCGAGACCTGCGACCAGCTGGACAACGACTGCGACACGCTCGTGGACGAGGGCTTCGATCAGGATGCGGACGGGGTAACGACCTGCTCCGGTGATTGCAACGACGCCGATCCCACCACTTATCCCGGCGCCGTGGAAATCTGCGATCAGGCCGACAACGACTGCAATGGGTTCATCGACGACGCCAACTTCGATCAGGATGGAGACGGGGTCTCGACCTGCTTCGGCGATTGCAATGACGCTGATCCGGGGGCGTGGGACTACCCGGTGGAAGTGTTCGACCTCGAGCTGAGTGCCGGAGCCATGACCGGCCTGGGGTGGTTCGAGCTTGGTCCCCTGATCGGTCCGGGGACGACCTATGACGTGACCTCCGGCGCGTTGACCGGTGCGGCCGGACTGAACCTGCCTTCCGCCGTCTGCCTGCAATCGAGCGGCGCCAATCCCTATGTCGACAGCCGTTCGAATCCCGCTGTCGGCTCGGGAACCTGGTACCTGGTGCGCGCCAGGAACTCCTGCGGGATCGGGACCTACGGCTTCGCCACGACCGGGACGGAGCGCCTCATCCCTGCCTGTCCTTGA